The uncultured Cohaesibacter sp. region GGAACCGGTTTTCTGCACCAAAATCGCTTCCAAGCTCACCCGTACCTACACAGACCGCCATGGCCTTAAGGATGTCTGCCGCGAGTTTCTTGATGTCGATATCTCCAAGCAACAGCAAAGCTCGGATTGGGGGGCAGATACCCTGAGTGAAGCCCAGAAGAAATATGCTGCAACGGATGTTTTGCATCTGCACGGCCTGATGGGCATCTTCCGCGCACGTCTGTCGCGTGAGGGGCGCAAGGAAATGGCGCAGTCCTGCTTCGATTTTCTGCCAACCCGCGCCAAGCTGGATCTGGCCGGTTGGGACGAAACCGACATCTTCGCCCATAGCTAAGGGCAAGATCCCGGCTGAAAGAAAAAGCTGATCAATTGGCCAAGGGAGCAAC contains the following coding sequences:
- a CDS encoding ribonuclease D, yielding MAIRLHQGDLPNLNHYDNISAVAIDTETMGLHPHRDRLCLVQLSPGDGSADLVQIAKGQKEAPNLCTLLGNDNITKIFHYARFDVAVLYHTFGVMPEPVFCTKIASKLTRTYTDRHGLKDVCREFLDVDISKQQQSSDWGADTLSEAQKKYAATDVLHLHGLMGIFRARLSREGRKEMAQSCFDFLPTRAKLDLAGWDETDIFAHS